One Rubritalea squalenifaciens DSM 18772 genomic region harbors:
- a CDS encoding DMT family transporter translates to MTSASSHSTSSKAPMLQLHWLVVIVAFTAILGHLISLPASTLVVWRTAIAAIILFILIRPKVARDAHPFKLKATLTGIILGAHWMTFFGAIKLSNISICLTGLATLSLFTSITEAIQERRKPYFSEILLGAVVIPSMALIVGVEKGELAGILTALASALLAAIFTVINKHLVRQGTPPAAITQYEMLGACLTCLVTSLAMGLPIESYLPSQGDWLWLGLLATVCTVYAFSLNVKLLGHFSAFEANLAINFEPVYGILLAAVLFQEHKDLHPLFFVGTLLIVLANFAKPIIRRLRTIGTLRKNRPSVN, encoded by the coding sequence ATGACAAGCGCATCCAGCCATTCGACTTCTAGCAAGGCGCCCATGCTCCAGCTTCATTGGCTGGTGGTAATCGTCGCCTTCACGGCTATCCTGGGTCACCTCATCAGTCTACCAGCCAGCACTTTGGTCGTCTGGCGCACGGCGATTGCCGCGATCATTCTCTTTATCCTGATTCGGCCGAAGGTCGCCCGAGATGCGCATCCGTTCAAGCTCAAGGCCACACTGACTGGCATCATTCTTGGAGCACACTGGATGACCTTTTTTGGCGCAATCAAGCTCTCTAACATATCCATCTGCCTGACCGGACTGGCTACACTCTCCCTGTTCACCTCGATCACCGAAGCGATTCAGGAAAGACGGAAACCCTACTTCTCTGAAATCCTCCTCGGTGCCGTGGTGATTCCCAGCATGGCCCTTATTGTGGGCGTAGAAAAAGGAGAACTTGCCGGCATCCTTACCGCTTTGGCGTCTGCCCTGCTAGCAGCCATCTTCACCGTCATCAACAAGCACCTCGTCCGCCAAGGGACGCCACCAGCGGCCATCACCCAGTACGAAATGCTTGGTGCCTGCCTGACCTGCCTCGTCACCAGCCTGGCCATGGGATTACCTATTGAGTCCTATCTCCCAAGCCAGGGTGATTGGCTCTGGCTGGGGCTGCTAGCCACCGTATGCACCGTCTACGCCTTTTCGCTGAACGTGAAGTTGCTCGGCCACTTCTCGGCATTCGAAGCCAACCTCGCTATCAACTTCGAACCCGTCTATGGCATCTTGCTGGCAGCCGTTCTCTTCCAGGAGCACAAGGATCTCCACCCGCTTTTCTTTGTAGGCACACTCCTCATTGTTCTGGCCAACTTCGCCAAGCCAATCATCCGCAGGCTCCGCACGATAGGCACACTCAGAAAGAATCGCCCTAGTGTGAATTAA
- the ypfJ gene encoding KPN_02809 family neutral zinc metallopeptidase — MRWKGRRQSTNVEDRRGERVSGGSAAGVAGGLGLGRMLFVAFARSSGKTKLLIIIGLVLAFFMFRGSLLEELGLSGPMEQTPTEQVGPAPDDEMQAYLRTMMADNEDVWTNVLRKHDIRYRPCGMVIYTERTRTPGGIADAKMGPFYLPANEKIYLDPSFFTEMKQQFGARGDFAEAYVVAHEYGHHIQNILGRLHELHSKQGKVSKVEYNHASVRVELHADFLAGVFAHHAQNQFKEFLESGDIEEAMRCAEAIGDDRLQRDFGSGYVQPDSFTHGTSAQRARWFNKGFQSGDLRVGEALYTLPYNQL, encoded by the coding sequence ATGCGCTGGAAAGGAAGACGCCAAAGTACGAATGTAGAGGACCGCCGCGGTGAACGTGTATCTGGGGGAAGCGCAGCGGGAGTAGCGGGAGGTCTGGGGCTCGGCCGGATGCTTTTTGTGGCTTTTGCCCGCAGTAGCGGCAAAACCAAGCTATTGATCATCATAGGTCTCGTGCTTGCCTTCTTCATGTTCCGAGGTTCTCTACTGGAAGAGCTGGGCCTCTCAGGACCGATGGAGCAGACTCCTACCGAGCAAGTAGGACCAGCTCCTGACGATGAGATGCAGGCCTACCTGAGGACCATGATGGCGGACAACGAGGACGTCTGGACCAATGTGCTGAGGAAACATGACATCCGCTACCGACCGTGCGGTATGGTCATCTACACGGAGCGCACCCGCACGCCCGGTGGAATAGCGGATGCTAAGATGGGGCCCTTCTACCTGCCAGCTAATGAAAAAATCTATCTCGACCCCAGCTTCTTCACCGAAATGAAACAACAGTTTGGCGCGCGTGGAGATTTTGCCGAAGCCTACGTGGTGGCGCACGAATACGGGCACCACATCCAGAATATCCTTGGCCGCCTGCACGAACTCCATTCCAAACAAGGCAAAGTCTCCAAAGTGGAATACAACCACGCCTCAGTCAGGGTGGAACTCCACGCGGACTTCCTAGCCGGGGTGTTTGCCCACCATGCCCAGAATCAGTTCAAAGAGTTCCTGGAGTCCGGAGACATCGAGGAAGCCATGCGCTGTGCAGAGGCGATCGGTGATGACCGCCTGCAGCGGGACTTCGGCAGCGGCTATGTACAGCCGGATTCATTCACCCATGGCACCTCCGCCCAACGAGCCCGCTGGTTCAATAAAGGATTCCAGAGCGGCGATTTGCGCGTAGGAGAGGCTCTCTACACACTCCCGTATAATCAATTATAA
- a CDS encoding helix-turn-helix transcriptional regulator produces the protein MNRVDRLMAMILLLQSRRCITAEEIAQHFEISVRTVYRDVSALGEAGVPVIAEAGVGYSLMKGYLLPPVMFSYEEANALVTGGLLVEKLTDSRMREDMEAALLKIRALLPRDQQDSLSRLAKRTGYLQHASVEGHSVNIPQVQRVLLDLCVVRITYKAGSSGVVTCREIEPVGLMHYAGRWHLFAWCRLRNDYRDFRLDRISSLEMTLEHFVPRDDRALDELIDQWVDSENLCYVRVRFSGWAADKVDREWSIGITDKVKTLDGTELTMATDDLRCLASSLLGFGDDVEVLDSPELRELIAERAEMVASHHRVK, from the coding sequence ATGAACCGAGTAGACCGCCTGATGGCTATGATTCTTTTGCTGCAAAGTCGCCGTTGCATTACTGCGGAAGAAATCGCCCAGCATTTTGAGATTAGTGTGAGGACGGTGTATCGGGATGTTTCGGCACTTGGTGAAGCTGGGGTGCCTGTGATTGCGGAGGCGGGTGTGGGCTATTCACTGATGAAGGGCTACCTTCTCCCTCCTGTGATGTTCTCGTACGAGGAGGCAAACGCCCTCGTGACTGGCGGCCTGCTCGTGGAGAAGTTGACGGACTCTAGGATGAGAGAAGATATGGAGGCTGCCTTGCTGAAGATCCGAGCTTTGCTGCCCAGAGATCAGCAGGATTCTCTCAGCCGCCTGGCCAAACGTACGGGATATCTCCAGCATGCTAGTGTCGAAGGGCATTCTGTGAACATTCCTCAGGTGCAGAGAGTCTTGCTTGATTTGTGCGTTGTTAGAATTACTTACAAGGCGGGAAGTTCGGGAGTCGTGACCTGCCGTGAGATTGAGCCAGTGGGCTTGATGCATTATGCAGGGCGCTGGCATTTGTTTGCCTGGTGCCGTTTACGAAATGATTATAGAGATTTCCGACTAGATAGAATTTCGTCTTTGGAAATGACCCTCGAGCACTTCGTGCCACGTGATGATAGGGCGCTGGATGAGCTTATTGACCAATGGGTAGATAGTGAAAATCTCTGCTATGTACGTGTTCGTTTCTCAGGCTGGGCTGCTGACAAGGTAGATCGCGAGTGGTCCATAGGGATTACGGACAAGGTGAAGACTCTCGACGGCACCGAGCTCACCATGGCTACCGATGATCTACGTTGTCTAGCAAGTAGCCTTTTGGGGTTTGGGGATGATGTGGAGGTGTTAGATTCGCCAGAGCTCAGAGAGTTGATTGCTGAGAGGGCGGAGATGGTGGCAAGTCACCACCGTGTAAAATAA
- a CDS encoding VOC family protein: protein MNQDIRKQHGAVCWGELSTTDPKAAAEFYGKVFGWTSKVTTLENGSGDYTCFATRDGAEVAGAMEPQCEEAPNYWGIYMNVDNVDAIVAKTVELGGKVLVEAFDCPEAGRIAYLADPQGAVFAVIQSLD from the coding sequence ATGAATCAAGATATCAGAAAGCAACACGGTGCTGTTTGTTGGGGTGAACTGTCTACGACAGATCCTAAAGCTGCTGCGGAATTCTACGGTAAGGTCTTTGGATGGACTTCAAAAGTCACCACCTTGGAAAACGGTAGTGGAGATTATACCTGTTTCGCGACACGTGATGGTGCTGAGGTTGCAGGTGCGATGGAACCTCAGTGCGAGGAAGCGCCAAACTACTGGGGCATCTACATGAACGTGGATAATGTGGACGCTATTGTGGCGAAAACAGTGGAGTTAGGTGGAAAAGTATTGGTGGAGGCCTTTGACTGCCCTGAGGCGGGGCGCATAGCCTACTTGGCAGATCCGCAAGGGGCTGTTTTTGCTGTGATCCAGAGTCTCGACTAA
- a CDS encoding LysM peptidoglycan-binding domain-containing protein yields the protein MKTFFLLLTMLAIGFGFWAYQNQQDKDPSDATVIHVVIKGDTLHSLSKKYNTTVFSIQKLNELQDTTIVVGQKLTIFPGDTTSAPETATPFISKAQPVAPPEQTTPKKKVVSKKELPKSVQMESSSIAIDIDAKNQVYLKNKDGKYVYSGTIVYGSEPDASGREVKSITYIDNKGKETTMLGEASPEAVIRLALKNKR from the coding sequence ATGAAAACATTCTTTTTGCTACTCACTATGCTGGCGATCGGTTTTGGTTTCTGGGCTTACCAGAATCAACAGGACAAAGACCCATCGGACGCCACGGTCATTCACGTAGTCATCAAGGGAGACACCCTGCATTCCCTCTCCAAGAAATACAACACGACCGTCTTCAGCATCCAGAAGCTCAACGAGCTCCAAGACACGACCATCGTCGTAGGGCAGAAGCTCACCATCTTTCCTGGAGACACCACCAGCGCCCCTGAGACCGCTACACCCTTTATCTCCAAAGCTCAGCCTGTCGCTCCACCGGAGCAAACCACACCCAAAAAGAAAGTCGTTAGCAAGAAAGAGCTCCCTAAAAGCGTCCAGATGGAAAGCTCTAGCATCGCCATCGACATTGACGCTAAAAACCAAGTCTACCTGAAGAACAAAGACGGCAAATACGTTTATTCTGGCACCATTGTCTATGGCTCTGAGCCGGACGCCAGCGGCCGTGAGGTAAAATCCATCACCTACATCGACAACAAAGGTAAAGAGACCACCATGCTCGGTGAGGCATCCCCAGAGGCCGTGATTCGCCTCGCACTCAAGAACAAGCGCTAG
- a CDS encoding PEP-CTERM sorting domain-containing protein — protein sequence MSTTTLNKALIITAIGLTAGTSQAANIILNGSFENTGTAITPDTVGAAWGDTAAAADLTDWTITQNNTLGLSNGGASGPHFSGNGSSVPFTYPTDGDTYLGTSGDGTSILTQSISGVGTGNLTVSFDWAALIANGNSGTASITLDIFQGSDSSGSSIFSGSVTSTDDVQDTWHSASFTPVFNNSTDIFVQLTIEDNMSAGQMAIDNLSIDVAAVPEPSSTALIGLVGIGFIFRRNRKA from the coding sequence ATGAGCACAACAACTCTTAATAAAGCACTAATTATTACCGCAATTGGCCTTACAGCAGGCACTTCACAAGCCGCAAATATTATTTTAAACGGCTCATTTGAGAATACCGGAACAGCTATCACCCCAGACACTGTGGGTGCCGCCTGGGGTGATACAGCCGCTGCTGCTGACCTCACAGACTGGACCATAACACAAAACAATACACTCGGACTTTCAAACGGGGGCGCATCTGGACCGCATTTCTCGGGCAACGGCTCAAGCGTTCCATTCACATACCCGACAGACGGAGATACTTACCTCGGCACATCCGGCGATGGAACCTCTATCTTGACTCAAAGCATCTCAGGGGTAGGAACAGGCAACCTCACCGTCTCATTTGATTGGGCTGCACTAATCGCCAATGGCAATTCCGGCACAGCATCTATCACACTCGATATTTTTCAGGGTTCGGACTCCAGTGGCTCATCCATCTTTAGCGGCTCCGTAACTTCTACTGACGATGTGCAAGACACTTGGCACTCCGCAAGCTTTACACCTGTCTTCAATAATAGCACCGACATTTTTGTCCAACTTACCATAGAGGACAACATGAGCGCAGGACAGATGGCCATTGACAATTTGTCTATTGATGTAGCAGCCGTACCAGAACCTTCCTCCACCGCTCTCATAGGCTTAGTAGGCATCGGATTCATCTTCAGAAGAAACCGCAAGGCCTAA